A single region of the Sorghum bicolor cultivar BTx623 chromosome 7, Sorghum_bicolor_NCBIv3, whole genome shotgun sequence genome encodes:
- the LOC8077856 gene encoding AP2-like ethylene-responsive transcription factor AIL5: MARPRKNAGTDEDNPNAATGVSVTGKPPKLKRVRRKGEPRESSTPSQRSSAYRGVTRHRWTGRFEAHLWDKDARNGSRNKKGKQVYLGAYDDEEAAARAHDLAALKYWGPATVLNFPLCGYDEELREMEAQPREEYIGSLRRRSSGFSRGVSKYRGVARHHHNGRWEARIGRVLGNKYLYLGTFATQEEAAVAYDIAAIEHRGLNAVTNFDISHYVNHWHRHCHGPSDDSLGVVVDDVAAFQLPDDLPECPAAAIGVEETTGGDAEFHNGEEGYLQHHTSGPFGAQQQLPDETGALAAHQMAPNSSALDMVLQSPKFKELMEQVSAAAAAVASESSIGGSMSSSSPSPSLSSFSPSPLQLPSPSSLSSFSPSSPLQQPSPPLQQPEFVEGAPAARCSFPDDVQTFFDFENESDMSFMYAEVDTFLFGDLGAYAAPIFHFDLDV, encoded by the exons ATGGCCAGGCCGCGCAAGAACGCCGGTACCGACGAGGATAATCCTAACGCCGCCACGGGCGTCAGCGTCACCGGGAAGCCGCCGAAGCTGAAGCGGGTGCGGAGGAAGGGCGAGCCGCGGGAGAGCAGCACCCCGTCCCAGCGCAGCTCCGCGTACCGCGGCGTCACACG gcACCGGTGGACGGGGCGGTTCGAGGCGCACCTGTGGGACAAGGACGCCCGCAATGGCTCCCGgaacaagaaaggcaagcaaG TTTAtctcg GTGCGTACGACGACGAGgaagcggcggcgcgcgcgcacGACCTGGCGGCGCTCAAGTACTGGGGCCCCGCCACCGTCCTCAACTTCCCG CTGTGCGGCTACGACGAGGAGCTGAGGGAGATGGAGGCGCAGCCCAGGGAGGAGTACATCGGGTCGCTGCGTCGGCGGAGCAGCGGCTTCTCGCGAGGGGTGTCCAAGTACAGGGGCGTTGCCAG GCATCATCACAACGGGCGATGGGAGGCGAGGATCGGGCGCGTGCTGGGCAACAAGTACCTCTACCTCGGCACTTTCG CAACGCAAGAGGAGGCGGCGGTGGCGTACGACATCGCCGCTATAGAGCACCGTGGCCTCAACGCGGTCACCAACTTCGACATCAGCCACTACGTCAATCACTGGCATCGACACTGCCACGGCCCCTCCGACGACAGCCTCGGCGTGGTGGTGGACGACGTCGCCGCGTTCCAGCTACCAGATGACCTGCCCGAGTGCCCGGCGGCCGCCATCGGCGTCGAGGAGACCACGGGCGGCGACGCGGAATTCCACAACGGCGAGGAGGGCTACCTGCAGCACCACACCAGCGGACCCTTCGGcgcgcagcagcagcttccTGACGAGACGGGAGCGCTAGCGGCTCATCAAATGGCGCCAAATTCGTCGGCGCTCGACATGGTGTTGCAGTCTCCCAAGTTCAAGGAGCTGATGGAGCAGgtctccgcggcggcggcggcggtggcctcCGAGAGCAGCATCGGCGGCAGCATGAGCAGcagctcgccgtcgccgtcttTGTCCTCGTTCTCGCCTTCGCCTCTGCAGCTGCCATCGCCGTCGTCTTTGTCCTCGTTCTCGCCTTCGTCGCCTCTGCAGCAGCCATCGCCGCCGCTGCAGCAGCCTGAGTTCGTCGAAGGAGCGCCGGCGGCTCGGTGCAGCTTCCCGGACGACGTGCAGACGTTCTTCGATTTCGAGAACGAGAGCGACATGAGCTTCATGTACGCGGAGGTTGACACGTTCCTCTTCGGGGACCTGGGCGCGTACGCGGCGCCGATATTCCACTTCGACCTAGACGTGTGA